A stretch of the Nicotiana tabacum cultivar K326 chromosome 6, ASM71507v2, whole genome shotgun sequence genome encodes the following:
- the LOC107777675 gene encoding uncharacterized protein LOC107777675, producing MSINTSIQYNDLFSSLVSDIKSYNGKDPLCPWLRGIKKMKESLPPQLLKEKLPRFLQKCAQTFESDRRYANDMRYLRVWLRLMEYVDEPKTVLKTMELNRIGMKKSAFYIAYALYYEKVKKFEAAEKMYRLGVQNLAEPLDELHKSYEEFLHRMEHRKNKRIQRQEGKNKICPLGAESITLKNNEIEENNENLSGTENNPISIRDQLPTAQSKHLNMKNKVAISQGYRREFTSEDTVVVKFVGNAIVGKSAVEDARHHGLVEPTINTKEAIYTINNMFREPLEPSLAGKQSRRNQPKVDQRSNNGFEVFIDESTDGVVGSSHQTLANGSSVPQATTVKTQEPMQEPFLIFIDDDNTGDVIEGIHEKDKSDMDNTDNLTGCTIEERIENGFVFPRPSDVTSECSVPNFERPPQTRLRREDTVVYKFVGSTISEESQVENVCHHGLVEPTINLKEAMDDINSMFGKPIEFTRKSRPKKREQAPKMERDDSGFMILPDDEIHHQPKSSLPTSTAKRGSDLFEQTVCTKEAMDDINKMFAMPLDF from the exons ATGTCGATTAACACTTCAATACAGTACAATGACCTCTTCTCCTCTCTGGTCTCTGACATCAAATCCTACAATGGCAAAGACCCTCTTTGCCCTTGGCTCCG aggaataaagaaaatgaaagagTCACTACCTCCGCAGCTGCTGAAGGAGAAACTGCCACGTTTTCTTCAGAAATGTGCACAGACTTTTGAGTCCGATCGCCGTTATGCTAATGATATGCGTTATCTTCGTGTCTGGTTACGACTG ATGGAATATGTGGATGAGCCAAAAACGGTACTAAAAACCATGGAGTTGAATCGTATCGGGATGAAAAAATCTGCGTTTTACATAGCATATGCTCTTTATTATGAAAAGGTTAAAAAGTTTGAGGCTGCGGAGAAGATGTACCGTTTGGGTGTGCAGAA CCTTGCAGAGCCACTTGATGAGTTACATAAATCATATGAGGAGTTTCTTCATCGCATGGAGCATCGTAAGAATAAGAGGATACAG CGCCaagaaggaaaaaataaaatatgtccTCTTGGTGCTGAAAGCATCACTTTGAAGAACAATGAGATTGAGGAAAATAATGAGAATTTAAGTGGAACAGAAAACAATCCTATCAGCATCAGGGATCAGTTACCCACCGCACAATCCAAGCATTTAAATATGAAAAACAAGGTTGCCATTTCACAGGGCTACAGGAGAGAGTTTACCAGTGAAGATACAGTTGTTGTTAAATTTGTTGGTAATGCCATTGTTGGGAAGTCTGCTGTGGAAGATGCACGACATCATGGTCTGGTGGAACCTACCATTAATACGAAGGAGGCCATATATACAATTAATAACATGTTTCGAGAGCCATTAGAGCCTTCTCTGGCTGGAAAACAATCACGTCGAAACCAGCCAAAAGTTGATCAGAGATCTAACAATGGTTTTGAGGTATTTATTGATGAAAGCACAGATGGTGTTGTTGGATCATCTCACCAAACCTTGGCAAATGGTTCATCGGTGCCACAAGCCACTACAGTTAAAACTCAAGAGCCCATGCAGGAGCCATTTCTGATATTCATTGATGATGACAACACCGGCGATGTGATTGAGGGAATTCATGAGAAGGATAAGTCAGATATGGATAACACTGACAATTTGACTGGATGTACTATTGAAGAGAGGATTGAGAACGGTTTTGTGTTTCCGCGTCCTTCTGATGTTACCTCAGAATGTTCTGTTCCAAATTTTGAAAGGCCACCTCAAACAAGACTCCGTAGGGAGGACACAGTTGTATACAAATTTGTAGGTTCCACCATTTCAGAAGAATCACAGGTCGAAAATGTTTGCCATCATGGCCTCGTAGAACCAACAATTAACTTGAAGGAGGCTATGGATGATATTAATAGCATGTTCGGAAAGCCAATCGAGTTTACAAGGAAAAGCAGGCCAAAGAAACGGGAACAAGCACCTAAGATGGAGAGAGATGACAGTGGGTTCATGATACTTCCAGATGATGAGATACACCATCAACCAAAGAGTTCCCTGCCAACTTCCACGGCAAAAAGGGGAAGTGACTTGTTCGAGCAAACTGTGTGCACAAAGGAGGCAATGGATGACATAAATAAAATGTTTGCAATGCCACTGGATTTCTAA
- the LOC107777676 gene encoding non-classical arabinogalactan protein 30-like — MSSSQLILIVSLLFALAIPLTTAYKKAPAKPVEKTAQVVVEGMVYCQSCDNYGSWSLSGAKPIAAAKVSVICKNYMKRVSYYKAFQTDKNGYLFAELDGFKMGHSYLDHPLHSCRVKLVSSPLENCDVFTNINYGLTGAPLRFLDKTLRQSNYEAVIYAAGPFAFRPAYCPPKPEY, encoded by the coding sequence ATGTCAAGCAGCCAACTTATCCTGATCGTGTCTTTGCTCTTTGCATTAGCCATTCCACTGACAACCGCCTATAAAAAAGCCCCAGCTAAGCCTGTAGAGAAAACAGCGCAAGTGGTAGTTGAAGGCATGGTCTACTGCCAGAGCTGTGATAACTATGGATCATGGTCTCTCTCAGGTGCTAAGCCCATCGCAGCAGCTAAAGTTAGTGTTATCTGCAAAAATTACATGAAAAGAGTAAGCTACTATAAGGCATTTCAAACGGATAAAAATGGCTACTTATTTGCAGAGCTGGATGGCTTCAAAATGGGGCATTCTTATCTTGACCATCCTCTCCATTCATGCCGCGTGAAACTTGTCTCCTCTCCTCTGGAAAACTGTGATGTGTTCACTAATATCAACTATGGACTCACTGGTGCTCCACTCCGATTTTTAGACAAAACATTGAGGCAAAGTAATTATGAGGCTGTGATTTATGCTGCTGGTCCCTTTGCTTTCCGACCAGCTTATTGCCCTCCTAAACCAGAATATTAA
- the LOC107777677 gene encoding putative inactive receptor-like protein kinase At3g56050, with translation MNEHWKFSKHGLLVFALFLCFVNQKLSFCWSLNDEGLALLRFRERVEKDPFGALSNWKDDDMENPCSWFGVGCFNGNVVALDLKDLHLCGTLAPDLACLVHLRIMILRNNSFSGVIPDEIAKLKKLEILDLRYNNFSQPLPSDLCNNPSLLLDNNELFSHVFSGTNRLQMVPDVQANNNHFPGAQPMSPTNGRLILRSTTELGDVAGRKLLQVSSFSPLNNFWKQFQPVLAPPEVGVKNNSPSSSPSPAPSPSLSPSPTPSITAKPHLAPSPTSSSSSPSSLPSPAENPSGLENSRRSHHRALILSAAIGGPILLFILITGAIFFRSNKIAVVKPWATGLSGQLQRAFVTGVPKLKRSELEAACEDFSNVIGSSSVCTLYKGTLSSGVEIAVISRTVESAKDWSKDMEAQFRKKIDTMSKVNHKNFVSLLGYCEEEEPFTRMMVFEYAPNGTLFEHLHIREAEHLDWGMRMRIAMGMTYCLEHMHNLSPSLPHKNLTSSAVYLTEDYAAKISDFGFWNETAAAETGLSPESNVYSFGVILFEMMTGRLPYSANSGSLDDWAADYLREGQTLREMVDPTLNSFQEKQLERIADVIKMCVHPEPRQRPTMREVSGRLREITGIGPDGAIPRLSPLWWAELEIISTEAC, from the exons ATGAATGAGCACTGGAAATTCAGTAAACATGGTTTGTTGGTTTTTGCTCTCTTCTTGTGTTTTGTGAATCAGAAATTGAGTTTCTGTTGGTCCCTCAACGATGAAG GTTTGGCACTGCTGAGATTTAGGGAGAGAGTGGAGAAAGACCCGTTTGGGGCTTTGTCGAATTGgaaagatgatgacatggaaaatCCATGTTCTTGGTTTGGAGTTGGGTGCTTTAATGGAAATGTTGTGGCTCT GGACTTGAAAGATCTCCATCTCTGTGGTACTCTAGCTCCTGATCTCGCGTGCTTGGTTCACTTGAGGATTAT GATTTTACGTAACAACTCCTTTTCTGGGGTCATACCCGATGAGATTGCAAAGCTAAAAAAGTTGGAGATTCTGGACCTTAGATATAATAACTTTAGTCAGCCGCTACCTTCTGACCTTTGCAATAATCCCTCTCT TTTATTAGACAACAATGAGCTGTTTAGCCACGTATTTTCTGGAACCAATAGGCTTCAAATGGTCCCAGATGTTCAAGCAAATAACAACCACTTTCCCGGAGCCCAACCTATGTCACCTACCAATGGGAGATTGATATTAAG GAGTACAACAGAACTTGGAGATGTAGCTGGAAGAAAATTACTACAAGTGTCATCTTTTTCTCCCCTGAATAACTTCTGGAAGCAATTTCAGCCGGTTTTAGCTCCTCCTGAAGTTGGTGTTAAGAACAATTCGCCTTCATCCTCCCCATCTCCAGCTCCAAGTCCTTCTCTTTCCCCATCTCCTACACCGTCAATTACTGCTAAACCTCACCTGGCTCCTTCACCAacatcctcttcttcttctccatcttcACTTCCCAGTCCTGCAGAGAACCCAAGTGGACTTGAAAATTCCAGACGAAGTCATCATCGAGCTTTAATATTGTCTGCAGCTATAGGAGGTCCCATTCTACTGTTCATATTGATAACTGGCGCAATCTTCTTTCGAAGCAACAAAATAGCCGTTGTAAAACCTTGGGCCACTGGTTTGAGTGGTCAGTTGCAGAGAGCATTTGTTACTG GTGTGCCAAAGCTGAAGAGATCAGAGCTTGAAGCAGCCTGTGAAGATTTCAGCAATGTAATCGGTTCCTCATCTGTTTGCACACTATATAAAGGCACATTATCTAGTGGAGTTGAGATAGCTGTGATCTCTCGTACAGTGGAATCTGCTAAGGATTGGTCTAAAGATATGGAAGCTCAATTCAGGAAAAAG ATTGATACAATGTCAAAAGTCAATCACAAGAACTTTGTCAGCCTCCTCGGTTATTGCGAAGAAGAGGAGCCATTTACCAGAATGATGGTTTTTGAGTATGCTCCTAATGGGACGCTCTTTGAACATCTGCATA TAAGGGAAGCTGAACACTTGGACTGGGGAATGCGAATGAGGATAGCAATGGGCATGACATACTGCCTTGAGCACATGCACAATTTATCGCCATCGTTACCCCATAAAAACTTGACCTCCTCCGCCGTGTACCTCACAGAGGACTATGCAGCCAAAATATCGGATTTTGGGTTCTGGAACGAGACAGCTGCAGCTGAAACGGGGTTGAGTCCAGAAAGTAATGTTTACAGCTTTGGTGTCATTTTATTTGAGATGATGACCGGTAGGCTACCTTACTCGGCAAACAGCGGCTCTCTTGACGACTGGGCAGCAGACTATCTAAGGGAAGGACAAACCCTGAGGGAAATGGTGGATCCAACTTTAAATTCTTTCCAAGAGAAGCAGCTAGAGAGGATAGCTGATGTGATTAAAATGTGTGTACATCCTGAGCCAAGACAACGACCGACGATGAGAGAGGTTTCGGGCAGATTGAGAGAGATAACAGGTATAGGACCAGATGGGGCAATCCCAAGACTCTCTCCTCTATGGTGGGCTGAGCTTGAGATTATATCAACAGAGGCTTGTTAA